The genome window GCCCGACGCGGATAGCCAATCGACGTACTGGGGCGCGGATTCCGGGATCTCTGGGGGTAGTTCTGGCGCCGGAAGTCCCACCGCCTCGACGCCTCCCCTGATCGAAGAGATCGGCGTCCAAGAACCAAGCTACTCATCCCTGCAACAATATCCACACCCTTCTATCAGCCAACACTATCCCAATTTGCCTTACCCACCTCAACAAGATATTTCTCATCATCACCTACATCATCACCATCATCATCAACAACAAAATCACAGAAGAGACGGCGATTATTCGACAGTTTCTTCGATAAATCAAGTCGATGGATCGCTTCAACAACATCTCAGACAAGGAACTAGAGACGGCGGAGTTGTCGTTAGGcctaaaagaagaaatacagcgaataagaaggaaagaagacgTACACAAAGTATTAACAATGCGTTTGCCGATCTTCGTGATTGTATACCCAATGTTCCGGCGGATACGAAACTGTCGAAGATTAAAACATTGAGGTTGGCAGCTTCGTATATTGGATACCTGATGGCGGTATTGGAAAGCGACGAAGGAGAAGAGCCGCAGACCTTTCGCGCTGAAATTTTGTCTAATGGCAGAAGGAACAAGACGGCTCAGGCAAATCAGGTtagtttttagaaatttcgagCTTTCACGGTGCAATTAGAATTTAAAAGGCTACAATAAGGAAGCAGCTCTACTTTCTAGCAGTTTGAGTAAACCAACAGAaatcaaattatatacattcaTGCTATAAATTCACTGTCAGctattatttgtaataatgaaCTTCTGCACTTTTGAATGTGAAGATtatatcttcttttctcttccaacaaatataatttatataaatatcgtagCTGCCTCTTTAATATAATCGAAACTTCCGGGTGAAAATACGTTCAATCGTGTCAACCGAATTCTCATAAAATTAACTGTATTACTAGCGAAACGTTAGAGTTTCTAGAAAGCTCACACTTGGAAGCTTCGATCATGAAAATGAAGgtcagttttattttattgcgaagtttttgtattttgattGATTGTTGTAAAGGAGTATTATTTAGACATAGTAATGTGCTCTAGACATGCTGAAACTTGTCTTAACGCAATATAGCGGAAGACAAATttccaatataaatattatcatacGTAGAATGTATCATATTGCATGATAGACTATTTTTTTAGCAAGTTATTGTACTATCAAGTAGCAGCGAATTTGATATCCCATATAGGCAGATTCAGACAAGTCGAGACAGGTCTCAGCTTATATTCGCGTGTTTCATATTCGATGTGAGATATAATAACGTGAGAAAATATTggtttattatgttataatcaATAGACTATTTCGTATATTATCCATTTGTTTATCTCTGCGACAtacttatttacatatttattaataagacAGCGTTACCATTTTGTTGAAGGTCTTGCTCTGTAAATGCtcatagatatttttaatatccgtTTCTACATTTGAAGtatggaaatataaatatttttttttcctgtaataataaataggtCTCGTTCTATGACCTAAACATCTCAGATTGTAGAAagcgataaataaatacacatcGTCAATAATTTAAATCTCTTTTGGAAAACTTCAAAATCGAAAAGATAATCATATTCTTATGTCTAAACTTGAAAATACTTTGAAAGGGTCCTCGAGCCTACTTCCACAGCGAAAATCGGCGGTGTGCACTTCAACTACGAATTTATGCCCTTCGTCTACTTTCCTTTAAATCTCCTGGAACACTTTCGTAAGCGTTGCCTTCGAATAAACATCGTTCTCTTTAATTGGACGTCGTTCGTCGACGCCTGAGAACTCGACCTTAAACTTGTCATACTAAAACTCTTAGATGAAGAAAGACAGAGGAGAAAAATCTCATCGTGTTCACGTGCCATCGAAACGAATGTTCTCAATTGAGCATATAACATACTTGTCTTCCGCATTGTGACAAA of Bombus fervidus isolate BK054 chromosome 1, iyBomFerv1, whole genome shotgun sequence contains these proteins:
- the Hand gene encoding heart- and neural crest derivatives-expressed protein; its protein translation is MMLGGYEAQPEYYPQWHQPYNYVTQLPYGPLNMPDADSQSTYWGADSGISGGSSGAGSPTASTPPLIEEIGVQEPSYSSLQQYPHPSISQHYPNLPYPPQQDISHHHLHHHHHHQQQNHRRDGDYSTVSSINQVDGSLQQHLRQGTRDGGVVVRPKRRNTANKKERRRTQSINNAFADLRDCIPNVPADTKLSKIKTLRLAASYIGYLMAVLESDEGEEPQTFRAEILSNGRRNKTAQANQNESYLHQASGLGSEESSKSKGRTGWPQHMWALELKQESPTNQMQ